From the genome of Aeromonas hydrophila subsp. hydrophila ATCC 7966:
CTGAAAGAGTACCTGCCGTCCAGCTACCAGAACGGTGCCAACGACCCGGTTGCTCGCGAGAAAGTACACAACGCCGCCACCATCGCCGGTATCGCGTTCGCCAACGCCTTCCTGGGTGTGTGCCACTCCATGGCTCACAAACTGGGTGCCGAGTTCCACATTCCGCACGGTCTGGCCAACGCCCTGCTGATCAGCAACGTGATCCGCTACAACGCCAACGACAACCCGACCAAGCAGACTGCGTTCTCCCAGTACGACCGTCCGCAGGCTCGTCGTCGCTACGCCGAAGTGGCCGACCACCTGGGTCTGACTGCCGCCGGTGACCGTACCGCCGCCAAGATCGAGAAGCTGCTGGTATGGCTGGACGAGCTGAAAGCCACCCTGGGCATCCCGGCCTCCATCCGTGAAGCCGGCGTGTCTGAAGCTGACTTCCTGGCCAAGGTTGACCAGCTGGCCGTGGAAGCCTTCGATGACCAGTGCACCGGCGCCAACCCGCGCTACCCGCTGATCAGCGAGCTGAAAGCCATCCTGCTGGACACCTACTACGGCCGTCCCTTCACCGAAGACGCTCAGGTAGCGGCCAAGGTTGAAGCCAAGGTTGAAGCCAAGGTTGAAGCCAAGAAGAAGTCCAAAGCCTGATAAGCTGAACCGACTCGAGAGCCCGCGCACATGCGCGGGCTTTTTTGTTTGTCTATCTGCTTAATTTTGCTAGCTTGTTCATAGGCATTCATGAAATGCGAGCTAGCGTATGGCGCTGATACAAGCCTCCATCGAGCAGTTGCGGGTAGGCCACTACATCCATCTTCCCACGGGATGGACCAACCACCCTTTTATGTTCAATGCATTCAAGATCAAGGATCAGCAGCAACTCGACATCATTCGCCATCTCGATCTCAGCCTGCTGATGGTGGATCCCGACAAGAGCGACCTGCCTATCGAACCCATCTTGCGCGGTGACATTCCTTCCGCCGGGCCTGACCTCTCGATCATCGAAGAGCTGGTGGAGAGCGGCCCTGCCCCGTTTGACGAGAAAGCCTTTCGCCGCTCCCTGCGCGCCGCCGACAAGGCCTTCGGCCAATCCATGTCCGAGCTGCGCGATGCGCTGGGGGCACTCAACCTCAAGCCGGACGAAGGGCTCGCCAACACGGCGCAGATAGTGCGCAACGCCGCCGCCCGCATCAGCGCCCACGAAGGGCCACTCGGTCTGCACCTCATTCGCAGCCCCCACACCGACATCCTGCTGCAGCACAGCCTGAACGTGGCCTTCATCGCCATGTTGATGGCCCGCGAGCTCGGCATGAACCCCATTGAAATCGAAGAGACCGGGCTGGCCGGTCTGGTGCACGACATCGGCGAGCTGAAGATCCCGACCCAGATCACCCAGAAACGGGGGGAGCTCAACAAGTCGGAACAAAACTTCCTCAACATGCACCCCCAGTACGGGCTGGAGATGCTGACCCAGTTGCAGGCCTTCGAGCCCAAGATCCGCCAGGTGGCCCATCTGCATCACGAGCGCCTCGACGGCAGCGGCTTTCCGCTTGGCATCAAGGGAGGCGAGATCCCGCCGCTGGCGCGGATCATCGGGCTGGTGGATTACTATGACGAGCTGCTGCACCCGCGCAACAGCGCCACGCCGGCGGCGCCGAGCCAGGCCATCAGCCAGCTCTACAAGCTGTCGCAGAAGAAATTCGACCAGGATCTGGTCAAGCTGCTGATCAAGGTGCTGGGGGTCTATCCGCCCGGTTCGCTGGTGATGCTCTCCGACGACTCGGTGGCGCTGGTGCTCTCCACCGAGCCCACCATGCCGCTCAAGCCCAAGGTGCTGCCCTACATCAAGGCGCAGCGGCCGGAAGGGGTGGCGATGATCGACCTGCGGGAAGATGAGCGCACCATCAAATCATTTATCAAGCAGGAAGAGCTGGATGAGGGGCAACGGCTGTTTTTCAACCTGACCCGACGCTTCTGTTACTATTTTGCCTTCTGAGTTATCCCCAGAAGCTGGGGATAACTCATTGGACAAACCTGAATAATCACTCGATTGCCCGCAAAATTGTTCGCCATCCACCATGGATAAAAAACGCCCAGCCAAGGGGCCGGGCGGAGCATGCCACCTCCGTGTGGCGTATCCAGCGGATACATTCATGCTCCATCCAGCAATATCAACCCTTGGGCGATTACACAAATATCAATTTAACATGCTGATTTAATATGGTTTTATTTCACATTTCTGGCACACTGCGGCCGCAATCCCGCCCTGGCGCCCCGCAGAACAAGATCCTGATCACATTTATTCAAGGTTGCCGCTTTTTTCGGCACGGACTCTGAGGAACGTTTTTTATGCAGTTGGTCCTCTCCCTGCTTCAACAGATGAGCGTCAGCCTGGTCATCGCCTACCTCTTTTCCAAGAGTCCGCTGCTGCGTCCGCTGGCCAACTACTCGGTCAGGCTGCCTCACAAGGTGCTCATCTACATTACCTTCTCCTGCTTCTGCATTCTCGGCACCTACGTGGGGCTGGACATCGACGACGCCATCGCCAATACCCGCGCCGTCGGCGCCGTGCTGGGCGGGCTGCTGGGGGGCCCGCTGGTGGGCTTTCTGGTGGGGCTGACCGGCGGCCTGCACCGCTATACCCTGGGTGGCTTCACCGATCTCGCCTGCGCCATCTCCACCACCTGCGAGGGACTGCTGGGCGGGCTGGTGCACTGGCGGCTGATGCGGGCGGGCAAGATGGATGCACTGTTCGAGCCGCGCATCGCCTTCTTCACCACCCTCTACGCCGAGATCATGCAGATGGTGATCATCCTGCTGGTGGCGACGCCATTCGATAAATCCCTGCTGCTGGTGCGCACCATCGCCACCCCCATGATCCTGGCCAACTCCTGCGGCGCCGCGCTCTTCATCAGCATGATCCGCGATCAGCAGCAGATGTACGAGAAGTTCTCCCGGGTCTTCTCCGCCAAGGCGCTCAATATCGCCAACCGCACCGTCGGCATCATGAGCCAGGGCTTCACCCCAGAGGCCAGCCACAAGATTGTCCGCATCATCCAGGAGGAGACCGGGGTGGGCGCCGTCGCCATCACGGATACCGACAAGATCCTCGCCTTCATCGGTATCGGTGAGGATCACCACCAGCCAGGTACCCCCATCACCTCGGCCATCACCATGCAGGCCATCGCCCGCAACAAGGTGCTGTTTGCCGACGGCAACAGCCAGCCCTACCGCTGCAGCATCTCGCCCCAGTGCCAGCTCGGCTCGGTGCTGGTGATCCCGCTGCACGGCGACGAGGGAGTGATCGGTACCATCAAGCTCTATGAGCCCAAGAAGCGGCTGTTTCTCAAGATCAACCACACCCTGGGAGAAGGGATTGCCAACCTGCTCTCCCAGCAGTTGCTGACCGGCCGGCTGGAACAGCAGCAACGGCTGCTGGTGCAATCCGAGCTCAAGCTGGTGCAGGCCCAGATCAATCCCCACTTTCTGTTCAACACCCTCAACACCATCAGCGCCATCACCCGGCGCGAACCGGAGCGGGCGCGCCAGCTGCTGCTGCACCTCTCCCTGTTCTTTCGCAAGAACCTCAAGCGCCAGAGCGGCCTGGCCACCCTGCAGGAGGAGCAGGAGCACTGCCAATCCTATCTGGAGATCGAGCTGGCCCGCTTTGGCGACCGGCTGACGGTGCAAAACGAGATTCCGCCGGCCCTTGCCGACCTCAAGCTGCCGAGCTTCACCCTGCAGCCCCTCATCGAGAACGCCATCAAGCACGGCATCTCCACCCTGCTGGAGCAGGGGCACATTCGCCTCTACACCGAGCAGACGGCAGAGCGGGTCACCATCCACGTGGAGGACAATGCCGGCACCTGGCAGGAGAAACCGACCGGCGACGGGCTCGGCATGACCCTGGTGGACCGGCGCCTCAAGATTGCCTTTGGCAACCGCTATGGCCTGAGCGTCAGTTGCGAGCCCGACTGCTGGACCCGGGTCTCCGTCACCCTGCCAAGGGATCTGCCATGATCCGGCCGCCGTCCCACTTCATCTTCACCCACCACCCCAGCCACGCAGGAGACCCCCATGATCCGCACCCTCATCGTCGATGACGAGCTTTATGCCCGCGAGGAGCTGATGCAGCACCTGGCCGCCGAGCCCGATATCGAACTGCTGGGCGCGGCCGCCAATGCCATCGAGGCGCTGCCGCTTATTCAGCGGCTCAAACCCGACGTGGTGTTTCTCGACATCCAGATGCCCAAGCTCAGCGGCATGGCGCTGGTGGCCATGCTCGATCCCCTGCCCCGCATCGTCTTCGTGACCGCCTTTGACGAGTACGCCATCCAGGCGTTCGAGGAGAACGCCTTCGACTACCTGCTCAAGCCGGTGGAGCCGGCGCGCCTCGCCAAGACGCTGGCACGGCTGAGGCAAGATCTCAGCCCCCAGCCCATGACGGC
Proteins encoded in this window:
- a CDS encoding sensor histidine kinase, with amino-acid sequence MQLVLSLLQQMSVSLVIAYLFSKSPLLRPLANYSVRLPHKVLIYITFSCFCILGTYVGLDIDDAIANTRAVGAVLGGLLGGPLVGFLVGLTGGLHRYTLGGFTDLACAISTTCEGLLGGLVHWRLMRAGKMDALFEPRIAFFTTLYAEIMQMVIILLVATPFDKSLLLVRTIATPMILANSCGAALFISMIRDQQQMYEKFSRVFSAKALNIANRTVGIMSQGFTPEASHKIVRIIQEETGVGAVAITDTDKILAFIGIGEDHHQPGTPITSAITMQAIARNKVLFADGNSQPYRCSISPQCQLGSVLVIPLHGDEGVIGTIKLYEPKKRLFLKINHTLGEGIANLLSQQLLTGRLEQQQRLLVQSELKLVQAQINPHFLFNTLNTISAITRREPERARQLLLHLSLFFRKNLKRQSGLATLQEEQEHCQSYLEIELARFGDRLTVQNEIPPALADLKLPSFTLQPLIENAIKHGISTLLEQGHIRLYTEQTAERVTIHVEDNAGTWQEKPTGDGLGMTLVDRRLKIAFGNRYGLSVSCEPDCWTRVSVTLPRDLP
- a CDS encoding HD-GYP domain-containing protein yields the protein MALIQASIEQLRVGHYIHLPTGWTNHPFMFNAFKIKDQQQLDIIRHLDLSLLMVDPDKSDLPIEPILRGDIPSAGPDLSIIEELVESGPAPFDEKAFRRSLRAADKAFGQSMSELRDALGALNLKPDEGLANTAQIVRNAAARISAHEGPLGLHLIRSPHTDILLQHSLNVAFIAMLMARELGMNPIEIEETGLAGLVHDIGELKIPTQITQKRGELNKSEQNFLNMHPQYGLEMLTQLQAFEPKIRQVAHLHHERLDGSGFPLGIKGGEIPPLARIIGLVDYYDELLHPRNSATPAAPSQAISQLYKLSQKKFDQDLVKLLIKVLGVYPPGSLVMLSDDSVALVLSTEPTMPLKPKVLPYIKAQRPEGVAMIDLREDERTIKSFIKQEELDEGQRLFFNLTRRFCYYFAF
- the btsR gene encoding two-component system response regulator BtsR — translated: MIRTLIVDDELYAREELMQHLAAEPDIELLGAAANAIEALPLIQRLKPDVVFLDIQMPKLSGMALVAMLDPLPRIVFVTAFDEYAIQAFEENAFDYLLKPVEPARLAKTLARLRQDLSPQPMTALAPAIRHIPGYLHNRVRLLPIEQVEYAFSDLGGVHVASQGELFHTQLTLKSLEEKTPLLRCHRQYLVAPAAIFEIRLLENQLAEIVTPSGAQVPVSRRYLKEFKEMLGLE